In one window of Poriferisphaera corsica DNA:
- a CDS encoding 4Fe-4S dicluster domain-containing protein, whose protein sequence is MQAAAESHFTTMPTHFHGGMTFQAGKPYPFPSLPKNIPAHPLRITVTDPPIVTVGQTITASQKLTEPFKPQSPCYFSPIPATVTHITPWQPDDFHRHTHARNPHEINHPTTQLYDIHLKPIPPSPPAASACDQSADENNPLTVPAALNIAPPDKPTLKSWFQHFRALGPWPQDEIGCDLITQLAAVLHNKHYQSKPPKSLICIGMDAYSPYPDRSSLLLSYPDDAVLGLQILGNLLNVKRPKLVIDANPHLEGFLKNPCKSFKIKLLCARNRYPAPDPTLIAHTLENTKLPQNGSPTDVGIVMVTPWTVIRIARWMTRRQLDVLQPVMIAEPHRDKHPQRHFAMPGTEICCVDHTLHGCTERLRGKLIAGNPLTGNQLCAPALVAQQQEHSRRAPDSLPPTIRHGMQLLTNLASTHHLEPAPCITCGWCVDACPTGLQPVHLAEQIHNHQNSKQLQDHLQYCIGCGLCTHVCPSHLPIAQILAQANAPITPQIK, encoded by the coding sequence TTGCAGGCAGCTGCAGAGAGCCATTTCACAACCATGCCCACTCACTTCCACGGCGGTATGACCTTCCAAGCAGGTAAACCTTACCCCTTTCCCAGCCTGCCGAAAAATATCCCCGCCCATCCTCTGCGCATCACTGTCACCGACCCCCCCATCGTCACCGTTGGCCAAACCATCACCGCCTCCCAAAAACTCACCGAACCCTTCAAGCCTCAATCCCCCTGCTACTTCTCACCCATCCCCGCTACCGTGACCCACATCACCCCCTGGCAGCCCGATGACTTCCATCGCCACACCCACGCCCGCAATCCGCATGAAATAAATCACCCCACCACACAGCTTTACGACATCCACCTCAAACCCATCCCCCCCAGCCCCCCCGCTGCCTCCGCATGCGATCAGTCCGCAGATGAAAACAACCCCTTAACCGTACCTGCCGCATTAAACATCGCGCCGCCCGACAAGCCCACACTCAAAAGCTGGTTTCAGCATTTTCGTGCTCTCGGCCCGTGGCCCCAAGACGAGATTGGCTGTGATCTGATCACACAACTCGCCGCAGTCCTGCACAACAAGCATTACCAATCCAAACCCCCTAAGTCATTGATATGCATCGGGATGGATGCATACTCCCCGTACCCCGATCGCTCATCACTGCTGCTTTCTTACCCCGATGATGCGGTGCTTGGCCTGCAAATCCTCGGCAACCTGCTCAACGTGAAACGCCCCAAGCTCGTCATCGATGCAAATCCGCACTTGGAAGGGTTTCTCAAAAACCCATGTAAGTCCTTCAAAATTAAACTCTTGTGTGCTCGCAATCGTTACCCCGCCCCAGACCCCACACTCATCGCCCACACACTTGAAAACACCAAGCTTCCGCAGAACGGAAGTCCGACCGATGTCGGCATCGTCATGGTCACACCCTGGACAGTTATCCGCATCGCTCGCTGGATGACGCGGCGGCAACTCGATGTTTTACAACCGGTTATGATTGCCGAGCCGCATCGAGACAAGCACCCGCAGCGACACTTTGCCATGCCCGGCACGGAGATCTGCTGCGTCGATCACACCCTCCACGGCTGCACCGAGCGATTGCGCGGCAAACTCATCGCAGGCAACCCCCTGACAGGTAACCAGTTATGTGCCCCCGCTCTGGTCGCTCAACAGCAGGAGCATTCACGCAGAGCGCCTGATAGCTTGCCGCCCACGATTCGTCACGGCATGCAATTACTCACGAACCTCGCCTCCACGCATCATTTAGAGCCTGCGCCCTGTATCACTTGCGGGTGGTGTGTCGACGCGTGTCCGACCGGCTTGCAACCCGTTCATCTTGCGGAGCAGATTCATAACCATCAAAACAGCAAGCAGTTGCAAGATCATCTGCAGTACTGCATTGGTTGTGGGTTGTGTACACATGTATGCCCTTCTCACCTGCCGATTGCTCAGATTCTCGCTCAAGCCAATGCGCCAATTACCCCCCAAATTAAGTAA